Proteins co-encoded in one Montipora capricornis isolate CH-2021 chromosome 12, ASM3666992v2, whole genome shotgun sequence genomic window:
- the LOC138026623 gene encoding uncharacterized skeletal organic matrix protein 5-like, producing MKCKSYNFMITGDICELNNSTKEARPHDFLPDDARFYMGIRPDTAVPVSSSSCKELYEKHKFSKSQVYPLMFGSQKIPVYCHMGNFVCGGGGWTLAIKIDGKKKTFHYDSALWSNKDFYNLPGGKTGFDFEETKLPTYWNTSFSKICLGMKIPGQPIKFLVINKQAQSLHSLIADGKYRSTSLSRNTWKTLIGSQASLQANCNREGFNAASVGYSRARIGIIGNNENDCLTPDSRIGFGNGGYHDNSNTCGNFAAYDAVPDNGGKNITAMGYILVQ from the exons ATGAAGTGCAAAAGCTACAATTTCATGATCACCGGCGATATCTGCGAGCTGAATAACAGTACTAAAGAAGCTAGACCCCATGACTTCCTACCAGATGACGCCAGGTTCTATATGGGGATAAGGCCCGATACAG CTGTTCCTGTCTCTTCGTCTTCGTGCAAAGAGCTGTATGAAAAACACAA GTTCTCCAAAAGCCAAGTGTATCCACTGATGTTTGGGTCGCAGAAGATTCCTGTTTATTGTCACATGGGAAACTTTGTATGCGGAGGTGGAGGATGGACACTTGCGATAAAGATTGACGGCAAAAAG aaaacCTTTCATTATGATTCGGCCTTGTGGAGCAACAAAGACTTCTACAACCTCCCAGGAGGGAAGACTGGGTTTGACTTTGAAGAGACCAAGCTACCGACCTACTGGAACACGTCTTTCTCCAAGATCTGCCTCGGTATGAAGATCCCTGGTCAGCCAATCAAGTTTCTGGTCATCAACAAGCAGGCCCAGTCTCTGCATTCACTGATAGCTGACGGCAAATACCGCTCCACATCACTGAGCCGCAACACATGGAAGACGCTGATTGGTTCGCAGGCGTCCTTGCAGGCCAACTGTAACAGGGAAGGGTTCAATGCCGCTTCTGTAGGCTACTCTAGAGCAAGAATCGGTATAATTGGAAACAACGAGAACGACTGCCTTACTCCTGATTCCAGAATTGGGTTTGGTAACGGAGGGTATCATGATAATTCCAACACATGTGGGAACTTTGCAGCGTATGACGCTGTTCCAGATAACGGGGGCAAAAACATTACAGCTATGGGATATATTTTGGTTCAGTAG